One Terriglobales bacterium DNA window includes the following coding sequences:
- a CDS encoding phosphatidate cytidylyltransferase, with translation MKRVLTAAVLIPIVLLIVFRAPMWLFAAFVGLVALLATLEYLGIATSYCGKPLRAATLTTIVLLFLYTTVAAGLSLPQAMSGFEATFFVVVIPLFFVVVMPFIFLAIGMDGANLRNGTLVAMTSYFALPYIGLSLWSLVLVRYMSSWFVAFVLVVVWVGDTCAYYVGRGLGKHLLAPRISPKKTWEGSIASLLGGVLAGAALMHYCHQAPTGFTIGVGVLVNVAAQVGDLVESLMKRGAEVKDSGALLPGHGGILDRIDALLFAAPVAAILFAAGFFFGGTHGK, from the coding sequence CATTTGTCGGGCTCGTGGCACTTCTTGCGACGTTGGAGTACCTCGGAATCGCCACCTCGTATTGCGGCAAGCCGCTCCGGGCCGCGACCCTCACCACGATCGTGCTGCTTTTCCTCTATACGACAGTGGCTGCCGGTCTATCACTGCCGCAGGCGATGTCGGGTTTCGAAGCGACGTTCTTCGTCGTGGTGATACCGCTCTTCTTTGTTGTGGTGATGCCCTTCATCTTTCTTGCGATCGGGATGGACGGCGCCAACCTTCGCAACGGTACGCTGGTGGCGATGACTTCCTATTTCGCCTTGCCCTATATCGGCCTGTCGCTTTGGTCGCTTGTACTCGTCCGCTACATGAGCTCGTGGTTCGTGGCTTTTGTGCTGGTAGTGGTTTGGGTGGGCGATACTTGCGCCTACTACGTGGGCCGCGGCCTAGGAAAGCACCTGTTGGCACCGCGCATCAGCCCGAAGAAGACGTGGGAGGGAAGCATCGCATCCCTCCTGGGTGGCGTGCTCGCCGGAGCCGCGTTAATGCACTACTGCCACCAAGCTCCTACGGGTTTCACAATAGGCGTGGGAGTTCTCGTGAATGTGGCAGCCCAAGTCGGCGACTTGGTGGAGTCGTTGATGAAACGCGGGGCCGAGGTGAAGGATTCAGGCGCACTACTGCCCGGACACGGTGGGATTCTCGACCGCATCGACGCTCTTCTGTTCGCCGCTCCGGTTGCTGCCATCCTGTTTGCCGCCGGCTTCTTTTTTGGGGGCACCCATGGGAAGTAA